A single region of the Pectinophora gossypiella chromosome 2, ilPecGoss1.1, whole genome shotgun sequence genome encodes:
- the LOC126374675 gene encoding ras-related protein Rap-2c, producing MREFKVVVLGSGGVGKSALTVRFVSGCFMEKYDPTIEDFYRKEIEVDNSPCVLEILDTAGTEQFASMRDLYIKNGQGFVVVYSLTNHQTFQDIKPMKELITRVKGSERVPILLVGNKADLDHQREVAETEGAALAQMWGCPFVEASAKSRTNVNEMFAEIVREMNVSPEKEKKTYCCTVL from the coding sequence ATGCGCGAATTCAAAGTAGTCGTGCTGGGCTCGGGTGGGGTCGGGAAGAGTGCTTTGACTGTGCGGTTCGTGTCTGGATGTTTTATGGAAAAATATGACCCCACAATAGAGGATTTCTATAGGAAAGAAATAGAAGTGGACAATTCACCATGTGTTTTAGAAATATTGGATACCGCTGGCACGGAACAATTCGCCTCAATGCGGGACCTGTACATAAAAAATGGCCAAGGGTTCGTAGTAGTATACTCATTAACGAATCACCAAACGTTCCAAGATATTAAGCCAATGAAGGAATTGATAACGCGCGTGAAGGGATCAGAGCGCGTTCCCATCCTGCTGGTGGGCAATAAGGCGGACCTGGACCACCAGCGTGAGGTGGCAGAGACTGAGGGCGCCGCACTCGCGCAGATGTGGGGCTGCCCTTTCGTCGAGGCCTCCGCCAAGAGCCGTACCAACGTCAACGAAATGTTTGCCGAGATCGTGCGCGAAATGAACGTTAGTCCTGAGAAGGAAAAGAAAACTTATTGTTGTACAGTGCTTTAA